The window GCATAAGCATCCCATTGATCTCATTTATATTGATGAAGATCTCATGAGTTTCGATAGTGTGTGGGCAGCAGCTGGAACGCCCAATGCCGTCTTTAATCTACAAAGTCATGACTTAAAGGCACTTACAAATGGACAAGTAATTTCAATTCAGTGAGGGAATACCGTTGCATGAAAAACCCAGTGATCTTTACCCAATCTGATTCTGAAGAAATGATGAAGTTTGAGGAAGACATTACCTATTTCTATGGGGCAAAAGATACTCGTCTGATCGCTGACAATTATTTAAAGGCTCTTTGTGAGCTCGAGAAATTAGGCATTCAAACTGAAGTTGGGGCCTTAGAAGAAGCGATGATCCCTCACTTGAGAGCAGCATACCGGGAAGTTGAGAATCAAACCCCCTTAAAATTTAATATTGAAAGAGCAGCCCGCCATGAATTTAAGCTTATTATGGCACAAAGCCTTGAGGCCTCTTTTGAGAAGATTTATCAAATAATGGTGGATCTTTACAGCGAGGTCTTTGGATCAAATGATTATGGGATCCATAAAGCGGCTTCATTAAGGACGTTTCTCTATAAATACAAAATCAGCTTATTGAGAAATGAGGGAGGGCTCACGCCAAATGACTGTACACTTATCTTATCCCTGGCAAGATCCAGTGAACAAGAACTCTCACAGCTTCACAGCCTATAGGACTCTTTTGAACATACTTTCTAACCATCCTTTGACAACGCGACTTTGCGTGAAGAAATTTTGAGTAAGCCCTTTGGGTTGACTTTTGGTCTTTTCCTCCTCAACTCGATGCAAAAATCTCGCGGCATTGATTGATAAATCTGTTAAGGCGCATTTGGAAGATCTCTCCGGATGGACGATGCAAAGCCAAAATACGATATCGTGAAGGTTTAGGTTGCCAAGAAACGGGCCACAGCCCCGCTTTCTTTGCTAAAAAATCTGGCAAGAATCCCACCTCGTGTGAATCAGCGCAGATATCGGCAATGAGAGACCAACTCGGAATACGCGCCTTAATCTCCAAGCGCTTCTTGTGTGTTTGCTCCCAGCGCTGCATAAGGCTTAACACCTCAATCTGGTTTTCAGGTAGAATAACAGGTGCCAAGGGCGTTTCAGAAATGGATGAGTAAAGTTGGAAGGACCCCGCACCCACTTCAACAGAAATCACCTCTTCCCAAGGGGCATTGTCGAGAACAAGAGCAATGTCAGCTTCGTCCATCAGAACAGCTCCATAGGCACCGTCAGGCCGCATGAGATTTAGATCAACAGATTCAACCGATAAGATGGCTGGGATGACGGCGCGGGCAATGGCGTGGGTTGTTGCGACCCGAATGGGGCGGGGCGCATCCGTTGCAATTGTGTCTCGAAATTGCTTTAACCATTCTTCCGCTTTTGGGACAAGAGTCGCACCTTCAGATGTCAAGCGGAATTGACGCTTTTCATGGGTGCATAAGGGCCGCTCAAAGGCAGCCTCCACGCGCAATATGGCAGCACTTGCTGCGCTTTGGCTCAAATTGTGAAAGGATGCAGCCTTGCCGAGACTTCTCAAATGCCCTGCGGTGATGAACAACTCTAAATCCGCAAGCCTCAAATAACTTAAAAGACGATTCATCATACTTCCCCTGAAAGAGATATCGATATTTTCGATATGTAATATCATTTATATCGTCAATACAAATATTAAGCAATGAATTATGCTCTGAGAAATATATGACAACGAATAAGGAAAAATTTATGAGTGCTCAGGGAAAAAGTTTACACATTTTAATGCACATATGTCGTTTTAACTTCGGGACTTTCGAAAAAGAAGAGTTTCAGAAATTCTTACGGATGGGCCTTATATTTGCCCTCATCATTGGTATCTATTGGACATTGAGGCCTTTAAAGGATTCTATTTTCATCCAATTGGTTGATAAAATGGATCTCCCATACGCTAAGACAATATCGGTGTTGGCATTGCTTCCCTTGGTGATGTTCTACACACGATTGTTAGAGAGCACATCTCGAGAAAAGATGCTCATCATTTTGCCAGCGTTTTACGGCCTTACTATTTTAGGGTTTGGTGCTGTCATGTTTATTGCCCAAGCCCCCGCAGAAGAAATCGCCGTCCGTTCAATGCTCCCTTATATTGGCACTAAGATTTTGGGCTACCTTTGGTATTTATTTGTCGAAAGTTTTGGATCCCTCGTCG of the Alphaproteobacteria bacterium genome contains:
- a CDS encoding LysR family transcriptional regulator is translated as MMNRLLSYLRLADLELFITAGHLRSLGKAASFHNLSQSAASAAILRVEAAFERPLCTHEKRQFRLTSEGATLVPKAEEWLKQFRDTIATDAPRPIRVATTHAIARAVIPAILSVESVDLNLMRPDGAYGAVLMDEADIALVLDNAPWEEVISVEVGAGSFQLYSSISETPLAPVILPENQIEVLSLMQRWEQTHKKRLEIKARIPSWSLIADICADSHEVGFLPDFLAKKAGLWPVSWQPKPSRYRILALHRPSGEIFQMRLNRFINQCREIFASS